The genomic window GCAGTACCTTGCTTAGTTGTCTCTCGTCCAGCAGGCTGTCACTGTCTGAAGCAAAAGTGGTCTTGTCAGTGTAGCCTGCAAAGTAGCGGTCTGCCATGAAGCCGATGACTTCGTAGGTCTTCCAGATGTCCTGCTCGAAATCGATAGATATAGGGGAAGTCTCGTATATGATGTCGCCCTTGCCCAGTGACTTGCAAATATCCTCAATGGTCAAGGTCTCTTTACCTATGTCATTGTCAAGGTCATAGTAGAAGCCGCTAAAACTCTGGGGGTTCCAGGTGTAGGTGTCCTCTGACATGCCAGCGTCTTTATCCCAGATGCGGTTGCCTGATTCATATGTGGCAGGATTTACTTCAACAGACTTCTCTGTCGTAGCGGAGGCATCCGAGCCATTCACGTCCTGCGCAATGAAATGGTATTTGTATGTGGTAGATGAGGTGGTAGTGGTCAGTGTTTTGGAATAATTGTAAACAATCCCATCCTTTGGGTCGTTAGAGTCAATAGGTGACATATCATATGTGTCAACCTCGTCTATGACCAACCTAACATAGGTGGCAGATTCATTATCACTATCAGTATAGGTTACCTTGAACTCAAACTCCCGGGGTGTTATGCCACTGTCTGGCGTTGCTCCGTCCTCGGAAAGTTCAGGCAGGTTCTTATTATAAATGGAAAAGATACCGGTAGTATTGGTCTTAGTTCCGCTCATGTTATCGGTTGCAGTAGCCCTTATCTGGTAATTGACCCCATTATCTCGCAGAACGGTATTCCAATCACGTAAATAATTATCTCCACTTTTTGATGTATTTGATCCAAGTGAAATCCATTCAGAACCATCGTAGTATTCGAATGTAACGTCTGTGATAATGCCGTCTGCATTGGTAGCGGTTGCATTTAACTGGACCGTCCCGTTATAGGTTTGACCACCCTCAGGGACATTTATCGTTACCACTGGAGGTACATTTGGTGGATTATCCACTATTATACCTGATGTTGTGGTGGAATTTGTTGCACTGTCATCATCTGTTGCTTCAACCTTGATGTCATATGTCCCATTGGGAACACCTAAAGTATCCCAGTTTTTCAAGTAAAAATCGCCATTATTAACGTCGTATGAATTAAGTTCAGTCCATGAACTATCGGTGGAAAGTTTATATTCAAATGTAACATCCGATATTGAACCATCAGAATCAATAGCCGTTGCATTGAGGATAACAAGCTTATCGACTGTTTCCCCGCTACTTGGCGAAACAAGCGAAACTATGGGCTTCTGGTTATTGTCGATGGTAACTGCGGCATCGGAGGTGTCGTTGGCAGTATCTGTATTGTTATCAGTGGCTTCAGCTTTAAAGGAATAATTGTTTCCATTAGGAACACCTGTAGTATCCCAGTTCTCAAAATAATAACTGTCACCTGAACTGGATTTATTGAAACCAATGGATACCCAGCCATATCCGTTGTTGTTATGGAAGAACTCCACCTGGGTAATATTTCCGTCTGTATCTGTGGCAGTAGCCTCAAGTTTTATTGTTCCTGAAATTGAGCCACTGTTTGGAGTAACAACATTAACAGTAGGCGGTTCTGCCTGCACAGTACTTATTATTAAACCGATAAACAACAATCCAATTATTAGACTTCCTATCCTATTCATAATATCATAACCTTTTAATTATTCTAACTAATCATTTACTGACATAAATATATCATCATTCTTTTTGCCCACATCCATATATGCCCTATAAGCCGCAATCAGCGTACCCAAAAATATTGGTGCCATGAAGAACCCACCTATTCCACCCACAAGACCCCCGCCGATGAACGCCAGCATAACCAGAAGCGGATGGATACGGGATGCCCTGCCAATGATATAGGGTTTGAATATCAATTCAGTTGGTGCATACAGGATGAGGGCCGATACTATTACAAACACACTCGCATTCCCGGCCCCGAACTCCAAATACCTGAATATCGCAATAGGCAGCAGCACCATCCAGCCTGCGAATATGGGTATTAAGCCTGCGATCAGTATCAGTGCAGACATTGCAGGGATATGTGGCACCTTGAAATAATAGAACACCCCGACTGAAAGAATGCTGGTGATCATGGCGGCATAAATGTTACCAAGGAAGATGCCTGCCAGGATATAATCAAGGTGCTCCTTGAATGATTCAGCAATTACGAGCTTATCCTTAGGGACCGTATGCATTATGGCGCTTACGAACCTGGAGCCATCCATTAGCAAAAAAAAGCATACAAATACTGAAATGATAACATTGAGCACGAATAAGGCAATCTTCAAGCCCATCGAAAAGGGAATCTGTCCCAACATGGGCAGAATAGTAGAAGATAAGTTTAACACTGCATCCTGTATCAGCTGATATATAGGGTCAGGGATATCCAGTTCATTTATGAAAGTAATTGTCGAATTGACCAACTGCTGTTGGTTCTTGGCCATTATGATCAACTGGTTCACTATCTCGATCATACCCAGTCCCAGGATTCCCATAAGTGGTGTGATTATGGCAACAGTAGCAATCAATGCAGATATCTGCTCACCTACACCTCTTTTTATTAACTCTCTTCTTATGGGTCTGGCAATATAGGCAAACACCAATCCCAGGATGATACCATCCAGTAGCGGGAGGATGATATACCCAAAGGTGGCCAGTATCAATAACAGGACAATAGCTGCAATAATTATCCACCTGTTCTCAATAAGAACAGAAATACCATCCTTTTCTGGCATCCATCTCCTCCTCTTAAATTGTTTAATACTCTTTGCGCTAATAACTGTTAGTAAAGTAACAGCAGGTAATAATATTTATACTTGTCGATTTTTAGAAAAACATTTTAATAAATGTGTGGAGACTGTCTGTCAATCATTCCAGTTTCTTTAACCGATATTGAACCCGCCTGATAAGGCCACGGATAGTCTGTACTTCTCTTGATGTTAATCTTGCACGGCCCAGGATCCTATGTATCATCAATATAGTCTTATCCTTCTTATGCACAGGATAATCAATATCTCCCAGCAGTTGTGTGATATGAGCATACATCAGGTCCAGGTCCGGATGTTGGGCAAGTTTGATACTGCCTGCCTCCAGGTCGCTTAGTTCATAAAGTACTACAGCCACCGCGTGGGACAGGTTCATACTGGAATAATCAGGACTGGTAGGAATACTCATAATTATATCGCATAGCTTTAGTTCATCATTGTTCAAACCCTTATCCTCACGTCCGAACAGGATGGAAACAGAAGCGCTTTTTCCTGTAAGCAACTGCTTGACAGACTCAGGGGAATAAGACGGCATCCTTATATGCTTTTCAACCCTCACACCCGGGTTTCCTGTTGCAGCTATCACCAGGTTGGAACCGGCCACAGCATCCTGGATAGTTGAATGAACAGAAGCATTTTCCATTATCTCCCTGGCATGCATTGCAAAGGCCCTGGCTTCACCTCCCATCTCACAAGGATTGACCAGCGCCAGGTCTGAAAAACCGAAATTCTTCATAACACGGGCCGTGGAACCCACATTGCCCCCGTAAAGCGGTTCTACCAGTACCACACGTATATCCAGACAATCATTGACCATGGTATTTCGTTTGTGCTGTATGCATAAATCGGTTGTGATTTCAGCCCAAATCTCCTGCTGCTCCTGCTTCCCCCTCCAGGACGACATCAATTAATTTACGTGCCCATTCCAGCTTTTTCTTTTTAATGGCGTTTACATGAGGGTCGGAAAAATCAAACCCGATAAGTACTATAGCAGATGCCCCCATTTCCCGTGCAAGGAAAACACAACGATCCCCATCAGTAAACCCGCCAAAGTTGTGAACATTAGCCAGTGGTACAGTCTGGGTGGACCCCACCACATTGTAAAGTTTGGGGACTATTGACACTATAATCGGTATATTATCCCCGTGACCATGGACCACCATCAATGCTCCCATCCGGCTGGCCTTGATCTCGGCTTCCACATCCCCGTCCAGATCAGTCACAATAATGTGGGGCACGATACCCATATCCATAAGTACGGCAGCGGCACCATCGGCAGCAATGATGCAACAATCGTTAGGTTGGACCTCTTGTAGTTCACCTTTCAAAGTAGGTGCATTGCCGCATACAAGCACATCCCTGTCCCTGACCAGTTCTTCGAGCCTCCGGATAGATGCTATTTCAGAAGATGGCATACCTGAAATTATTCCGGACAACACCCTGGCAGATTCTTCATCCCGGACACGGTCATAACCCATATCCCTGATTATTTCCAGGTATAGCGGCTCCCAGTCTTCAAATCTCATGATATCTTTGAAATGCTCATCTTCATGCCTGTGCCTTCAACGTCCCATTCCTTAACCAGGTCACCTTCGGGCTCAATATCCATACTAATGACAAGCAGTTTTGTCCTGACCTCATCGGCAATATGCGCTTCCCAGTCCAGGACAAGATCCAGTATCCGCTCATCTTTTATCAGCACGACAGCCTTGATCCTTTCTTCTACATCCAGGTCAAGTTCCTTTCGCATATCCTGCAGACGCCTGATAACCTCACGGGCATATCCTTCAGATTCGATCTCCCTTGTCAGCATGGCATCCACGTACACAAGGCCGCCAGAGAACTCAGCAGATGCAATATGTTCAGGTATGGTCTCATTGAACCGGACCATCTCAGATGTTATAGTAACAGTTTCCCCTGCGATTTTAAGCCCATACTCTCCAATATCCTCGAGTGCATCCCGCATTGAAATTACATCAGCCGAACCAATGGCTGCAATGACTTTACCTGCATCGCCTTTGAATGCCGGACCAATAGCTTTTGGCTGTGGCACAGCTTCCAGTCCCAGTTCATCCCAGGTCTCATCAGTACCAAGGATCATTATTTCCTTACTGTTGGTTTGCTCAAGCAGTACTGACATCAAGGTTTCCACAGCCTGTGCTACCTGCTCATTTTCGGGGGCTACCACAATCTTGCGCACCGGCCACCTGAGTTTGCGTTTAACCTTTTGCCTGGCATTTGATGCTGCCTCTACCATATTACGGACAGTATCCATCTGCTTCTCAAGTTCAGTATCCACCAGGGCTTCCTCCACTTCGGGCCAGTCAGACATATGTATTGACTCCAGGCTGCCCGGGTCAAGATTGCGCACCAGGTTCTGGTAGATAGATTCTGACAGGTGGGGCATAAACGGAGCCATAACCTTGGCAATCTTAACCAGTACTTCGTACATCACCCAGTAGGCGGCCAGCTTGTCAGGGTCATCTCCTTCAGTCCATGTCCTGGGCCTGATCAGCTGGACATACCACCTGGACAGGTCCTCAAGTATAAAATCCGATATAGGCCGGGTGGCCCTGTGAAGGTTGTACTGGTCCATTGCCTCGTTCACATTAATTATAAGTGAATTCAA from ANME-2 cluster archaeon includes these protein-coding regions:
- a CDS encoding AI-2E family transporter, coding for MPEKDGISVLIENRWIIIAAIVLLLILATFGYIILPLLDGIILGLVFAYIARPIRRELIKRGVGEQISALIATVAIITPLMGILGLGMIEIVNQLIIMAKNQQQLVNSTITFINELDIPDPIYQLIQDAVLNLSSTILPMLGQIPFSMGLKIALFVLNVIISVFVCFFLLMDGSRFVSAIMHTVPKDKLVIAESFKEHLDYILAGIFLGNIYAAMITSILSVGVFYYFKVPHIPAMSALILIAGLIPIFAGWMVLLPIAIFRYLEFGAGNASVFVIVSALILYAPTELIFKPYIIGRASRIHPLLVMLAFIGGGLVGGIGGFFMAPIFLGTLIAAYRAYMDVGKKNDDIFMSVND
- a CDS encoding RNA methyltransferase, whose translation is MVNDCLDIRVVLVEPLYGGNVGSTARVMKNFGFSDLALVNPCEMGGEARAFAMHAREIMENASVHSTIQDAVAGSNLVIAATGNPGVRVEKHIRMPSYSPESVKQLLTGKSASVSILFGREDKGLNNDELKLCDIIMSIPTSPDYSSMNLSHAVAVVLYELSDLEAGSIKLAQHPDLDLMYAHITQLLGDIDYPVHKKDKTILMIHRILGRARLTSREVQTIRGLIRRVQYRLKKLE
- a CDS encoding DUF115 domain-containing protein, translating into MRFEDWEPLYLEIIRDMGYDRVRDEESARVLSGIISGMPSSEIASIRRLEELVRDRDVLVCGNAPTLKGELQEVQPNDCCIIAADGAAAVLMDMGIVPHIIVTDLDGDVEAEIKASRMGALMVVHGHGDNIPIIVSIVPKLYNVVGSTQTVPLANVHNFGGFTDGDRCVFLAREMGASAIVLIGFDFSDPHVNAIKKKKLEWARKLIDVVLEGEAGAAGDLG